In Deinococcus sp. QL22, the following are encoded in one genomic region:
- a CDS encoding ArsC/Spx/MgsR family protein, whose protein sequence is MFGTKKNAATRAAERFFKERRVKIHFVDLSVKPIAKGELARFVQKFGLNALLDMEGKAYERSNLAYLRTTEEGIITRIIETPELLKLPLVRGGKVLTLGEDAEGWGRMLEG, encoded by the coding sequence ATGTTCGGCACCAAAAAGAACGCCGCCACCCGCGCCGCCGAGCGCTTTTTTAAGGAGCGGCGGGTCAAGATTCATTTTGTAGACCTGAGCGTGAAGCCGATTGCCAAGGGCGAACTGGCCCGCTTTGTGCAGAAATTTGGCCTGAATGCTCTGCTTGACATGGAAGGCAAAGCCTACGAGCGCTCCAATCTGGCCTACCTGCGAACCACCGAGGAAGGCATCATCACGCGGATCATAGAGACGCCGGAACTGCTGAAGCTCCCGCTGGTACGCGGCGGCAAGGTTTTGACGTTGGGCGAGGACGCGGAGGGTTGGGGGCGGATGCTGGAGGGGTGA
- a CDS encoding IS110 family transposase, with translation MATLVAQVAPTLLTLQGIGVVLAGTVLAEVGDIKRFEDVHHFASYCGAAPVERGSGKNTRWCVSVGGNRQLNRVLHLMALTRLRCDERTKTFVTRKEQEGKTKRAALRALKTHLARELYRTLQARHMGGPIPAHS, from the coding sequence ATGGCGACCCTGGTCGCTCAGGTGGCCCCCACCCTGTTGACGTTGCAGGGGATCGGCGTCGTGCTGGCCGGCACTGTGCTCGCCGAAGTCGGTGACATCAAGCGGTTTGAGGATGTCCATCATTTCGCCAGTTATTGCGGCGCTGCCCCAGTTGAACGGGGGAGTGGGAAGAACACGCGTTGGTGCGTGAGTGTCGGTGGCAACCGACAGCTCAACAGGGTGCTCCATCTGATGGCCTTGACCCGGCTGCGCTGTGATGAACGCACCAAAACATTCGTGACCAGGAAAGAACAAGAGGGAAAAACGAAACGAGCGGCACTTCGAGCACTCAAGACCCACCTAGCCCGCGAGCTGTACCGAACCTTGCAGGCGCGTCACATGGGCGGCCCCATCCCAGCCCATTCATAG
- a CDS encoding IS110 family transposase, with the protein MIILGLDPHPTTHTAVALDSRGVVLDSLSVQNDTDGLNQLCAWSARFEEHCWAIEGAGNRYVAPLLALLFANDQSVYHIHPSLTSQYRARRGKKKNDLVDAENVARVLLANPQLPPYQLSTQRTRLQELSRTRDKLAQQRKANQMMLEALPDTTTDSLSTALQAVLTLSKQR; encoded by the coding sequence ATGATCATTCTTGGACTTGATCCCCACCCCACGACCCATACGGCCGTCGCTCTCGACTCTCGGGGCGTCGTTTTGGACAGCCTGAGCGTCCAGAACGACACCGACGGCCTGAATCAGTTGTGTGCTTGGTCTGCTCGTTTCGAAGAGCATTGCTGGGCCATTGAAGGTGCAGGCAACCGGTATGTCGCTCCCCTGTTGGCCCTGCTCTTTGCCAATGATCAGTCGGTGTATCACATCCATCCCAGCCTGACCAGCCAATACCGTGCGCGTCGCGGCAAGAAAAAGAACGACCTAGTCGACGCCGAGAACGTCGCCCGGGTGCTGCTGGCCAACCCACAGCTCCCGCCCTACCAGCTCAGCACGCAGCGCACCCGCTTGCAGGAATTGTCCCGCACGCGGGACAAGCTCGCTCAGCAGCGTAAAGCCAACCAGATGATGCTCGAAGCGCTCCCAGACACGACGACGGACTCGCTGAGCACCGCCCTGCAGGCGGTACTGACTCTCTCGAAGCAGCGTTGA
- a CDS encoding IS4 family transposase, producing MVLALLGGKDVRHAELAARFPGSAHTASVIRRIERFFDRHPIQPADVARVVLTLLPAAQPREFILDRTNWKYGQTDVNVLLLAVIWRGVAIPLLYELLPHGGGSSTEIRHTLMDDALCLLSAAEIRVLYADREFVGYDWIQGLAHRGIPICVRLRRDTLLDDWTAQDWLSRLQTGNAGLLVEDTVVYGQLMNVVLTYTQDGEALIIASNAGAVTTIQSRYRRRFLIECLFRALKSKGFQLEGTHMTLHDHVERLLCLLTLTYTWCVLVGVTLECPKKTHGRRAWSVVKMGLRELVRSFSRESARMGDLIDLLMPSHTNSPENVGY from the coding sequence ATGGTCCTCGCTCTCCTTGGGGGCAAGGACGTCCGGCATGCTGAACTCGCGGCGCGCTTCCCCGGAAGCGCGCACACCGCCTCCGTCATTCGCCGCATAGAGCGCTTCTTTGACCGTCATCCCATCCAACCGGCCGACGTCGCCCGGGTCGTCTTGACGCTCCTTCCCGCCGCGCAGCCACGCGAATTCATCCTTGACCGGACAAACTGGAAGTACGGACAGACGGACGTGAACGTCTTGCTGCTGGCCGTCATCTGGCGGGGCGTTGCCATCCCCCTGCTCTACGAGCTGCTGCCCCACGGGGGCGGCAGCTCGACGGAGATCCGGCACACCCTTATGGACGATGCCCTCTGCCTGCTGTCCGCAGCGGAGATCCGGGTCCTGTATGCCGACCGCGAATTCGTCGGCTACGACTGGATTCAGGGACTGGCTCACCGTGGGATTCCCATCTGCGTGCGGTTGCGGCGCGACACGCTTCTAGACGACTGGACGGCGCAGGACTGGCTGAGTCGCTTGCAGACCGGCAACGCCGGTCTGCTGGTCGAAGACACAGTGGTCTACGGACAGCTGATGAACGTCGTTTTGACCTATACGCAGGATGGTGAGGCCCTGATCATCGCCAGCAACGCAGGGGCAGTGACCACGATCCAGTCTCGCTATCGGCGGAGGTTCCTGATTGAGTGTCTCTTCAGGGCGTTGAAAAGCAAGGGCTTCCAACTGGAGGGCACACACATGACGCTCCACGATCACGTGGAGCGCCTGCTGTGCCTATTGACGCTGACCTACACGTGGTGCGTGCTCGTCGGGGTCACTCTGGAATGTCCGAAGAAGACACATGGTCGCCGGGCCTGGAGCGTGGTGAAGATGGGTTTGCGGGAACTGGTGCGGTCGTTCAGCCGAGAGTCAGCACGCATGGGCGACTTGATTGACCTGCTGATGCCGTCCCACACGAACTCCCCGGAAAATGTCGGGTACTGA
- a CDS encoding thioredoxin family protein, with translation MSNAASNTAVSRSALSRFALPALVLPGMLVAAALLSSAASAQTMATPTMTTRAITDTMKKSGSYVVYTKAAFDAAKGTQRVLFFHATWCPNCKAADADIKKNLAQLPAGVTIFKTDYDKEPALKKQYGITYQHTFVLVDPQGKALKKWAGGNLRDIIANTKKANAN, from the coding sequence ATGTCCAACGCTGCGTCTAACACTGCTGTATCCCGTTCCGCCCTATCCCGTTTTGCCCTACCCGCGCTGGTGCTGCCCGGCATGCTGGTGGCCGCCGCGCTGCTGAGCAGTGCCGCGTCTGCACAGACTATGGCTACACCGACGATGACCACCCGGGCCATAACCGACACCATGAAGAAGTCAGGCAGTTACGTGGTGTACACCAAAGCCGCCTTCGACGCCGCCAAAGGCACACAGCGGGTGCTGTTCTTTCACGCGACGTGGTGCCCCAACTGCAAGGCCGCCGACGCCGACATCAAAAAGAATCTGGCGCAGTTGCCCGCAGGCGTGACCATTTTCAAGACCGACTACGACAAGGAACCGGCCCTGAAAAAGCAGTACGGGATCACCTATCAGCATACGTTCGTGCTGGTGGACCCGCAGGGCAAGGCGCTGAAAAAGTGGGCGGGCGGCAACCTGCGCGACATCATCGCCAATACCAAGAAAGCCAACGCCAACTAG
- a CDS encoding cytochrome c biogenesis CcdA family protein: MLLLLIAFVGGVLTVISPCVLPVLPVLLSGTVGGRARPAGIIVGFVGSFVVLTLFLSTLVSALNLSPDALRWGAVALLFIFGLTLAVPALQLRFEVLAARVMPQNVATGNSKGGDGFGGGLLVGLTLGLVWTPCVGPILASVTTLALSGQVTAFAVAMTLAYALGVALPMLAIMRGGRAMLKRVPALMGNLSRIQQTFGVVLAVFAVGMAFGLDRAAQTFIVERVPYVQRLTFLEETDSVRQQLQQQAP, encoded by the coding sequence GTGCTGCTGCTGCTGATCGCCTTCGTGGGCGGCGTGCTGACCGTCATCTCACCCTGCGTGCTGCCTGTGCTCCCTGTGTTGCTGTCGGGCACGGTGGGCGGCAGGGCGCGGCCCGCTGGAATCATCGTGGGGTTCGTGGGCAGTTTCGTGGTGCTGACGCTGTTCCTGTCCACGCTGGTATCGGCCCTGAACCTCAGCCCGGACGCCCTGCGCTGGGGCGCAGTGGCCCTGCTGTTCATCTTCGGCCTGACGCTGGCGGTGCCTGCCCTGCAACTGCGTTTTGAGGTACTGGCCGCAAGGGTGATGCCCCAAAACGTCGCCACTGGAAACAGCAAGGGCGGCGACGGCTTCGGCGGTGGCCTGCTGGTAGGCCTGACTTTGGGGCTGGTCTGGACGCCGTGCGTCGGGCCGATTCTGGCAAGTGTGACCACCTTGGCCCTGAGCGGACAGGTCACGGCCTTTGCAGTGGCGATGACGCTGGCGTATGCCCTCGGCGTGGCGCTGCCCATGCTGGCGATCATGCGCGGCGGGCGGGCCATGTTGAAGCGGGTTCCGGCCCTGATGGGCAACCTGAGCCGCATTCAGCAGACGTTCGGGGTGGTGCTGGCCGTGTTCGCGGTGGGCATGGCCTTCGGGTTAGACCGCGCCGCCCAGACCTTTATCGTGGAGCGCGTGCCTTACGTGCAGCGCCTCACTTTCTTGGAAGAAACCGACTCGGTGCGCCAGCAGTTGCAGCAGCAAGCGCCCTGA